In Oncorhynchus tshawytscha isolate Ot180627B linkage group LG08, Otsh_v2.0, whole genome shotgun sequence, the genomic window AATACTTTCACAGtgctttctcccccatctcccttacCGCTGATGACCCCGTCCTCCCCCGGTAGGCCCTGggccaggtgtatgtgtgttctgttcATGCGGCTGAGGCCCTCGGAGCGGATGGAGGGCCAGAGGCGGAGATAGGAGCCATGGATTCCCTCCCTGGGACAATCAGGAGAACCAGGCTGTACAGCCTTCAGGTCCAGATCACACAcctgcccagacagacagacacacagcagacCCTTACTACTGACACTAGACCTGGCACTGTTTAGCCATTGTTTATGACCCAGTCATGCTCCACCTAGGGATGCgtcagaaatggcaccctattctctatagtgcACAAGTCTTGACCCTAAGTGGGCTGACCCTAAGTGCACTATATTGGAAATAGGGTGCCCTAGATATTTTTCCTACCTGCACAGAGTGTCCCTGATTGGCTCGGATCTGCAGCCGTCGGTTCTCAGGGTGAGGGCGGAGCTTGAATCGCTGCTTGTCATTGGTGGCCACAACTCTCTCCACATCCTCCAATGAGAAGGCGTGGAACTGTGCATGAGCCAGTAGGTCCTCCACAAATAGGAAGCCATCTAGGGACAATGAGGGACAGCATTATTATTCTGACCTAAAT contains:
- the trpt1 gene encoding tRNA 2'-phosphotransferase 1 isoform X2; its protein translation is MDRGGRGRGGRGRRGNRVEDKDVRLSKSLSFALRHGANQMGLHMNPDGFLFVEDLLAHAQFHAFSLEDVERVVATNDKQRFKLRPHPENRRLQIRANQGHSVQVCDLDLKAVQPGSPDCPREGIHGSYLRLWPSIRSEGLSRMNRTHIHLAQGLPGEDGVISGMRRDCDLAIFIDVPKALSEGIQFFWSENGVLLTPGDIEGKLLPRYFSRALKLIPTLLSRLFPW
- the trpt1 gene encoding tRNA 2'-phosphotransferase 1 isoform X3, which gives rise to MDRGGRGRGGRGRRGNRVEDKDVRLSKSLSFALRHGANQMGLHMNPDGFLFVEDLLAHAQFHAFSLEDVERVVATNDKQRFKLRPHPENRRLQIRANQGHSVQVCDLDLKAVQPGSPDCPREGIHGSYLRLWPSIRSEGLSRMNRTHIHLAQGLPGEDGVISGMRRDCDLAIFIDVPKALSEGIQFFWSENGVLLTPGDIEGKLLPRYFSRALKLIPTQSILPLE